The following are encoded together in the Acidovorax sp. KKS102 genome:
- a CDS encoding TetR/AcrR family transcriptional regulator: MPHAKVATRRRSATPTAAAPSSAPAATQVKLAKPVKKTAKVGSAPAAPAPAPTAAASPWPPVSHRERQREAKRNAVLQAAAQLFNERGFHATSLDDIAARLNVTKPTLYYYVKNKDEILLQCVSKGLTMMLEGIDASRAAGGKAIDQLMTCMQVYARIVTMDFGMCLIRVGDEQLPPESRKELRRLKSAIDQEFRRLVAEGVAEGSLQPCDPKMTAFVIAGALSWIGRWYQPDGEYTPEQVAQQCIATLCDGVLRRPADSTALHASVMPAPKSRAARGTAKAAVRPAGG, from the coding sequence ATGCCCCACGCCAAAGTGGCAACCCGCCGCCGCAGCGCCACCCCCACCGCCGCAGCGCCGTCTTCTGCACCCGCTGCCACACAGGTCAAGCTGGCCAAGCCGGTCAAAAAAACCGCGAAGGTTGGGTCGGCCCCAGCCGCCCCTGCGCCAGCCCCGACCGCTGCGGCGTCTCCCTGGCCCCCGGTGTCACACCGCGAGCGCCAGCGCGAGGCCAAGCGCAATGCCGTGCTGCAGGCAGCGGCCCAGCTGTTCAACGAACGCGGCTTTCACGCGACCTCGCTCGACGACATCGCCGCGCGGCTGAACGTGACCAAGCCAACGCTGTACTACTACGTGAAGAACAAGGACGAGATCCTGCTGCAGTGCGTGAGCAAGGGGCTCACGATGATGCTGGAGGGGATTGACGCCTCGCGCGCTGCGGGCGGCAAGGCCATTGACCAGCTCATGACCTGCATGCAGGTGTACGCGCGCATCGTCACCATGGACTTCGGCATGTGCCTGATCCGCGTGGGCGACGAGCAGCTGCCCCCCGAAAGCCGCAAGGAGCTGCGCCGCCTGAAGTCCGCCATCGACCAGGAATTCCGCCGCCTCGTGGCCGAGGGCGTGGCCGAAGGATCGCTGCAGCCCTGCGACCCGAAGATGACGGCCTTTGTGATTGCCGGAGCGCTCAGCTGGATCGGCCGCTGGTACCAGCCCGATGGTGAATACACGCCCGAGCAGGTGGCGCAGCAGTGCATTGCGACGCTGTGTGATGGGGTGTTGCGGCGGCCAGCGGACAGCACTGCGCTGCATGCCTCTGTCATGCCCGCCCCCAAGTCCAGGGCGGCGAGAGGCACAGCCAAGGCCGCCGTCCGGCCTGCTGGGGGCTGA
- a CDS encoding DEAD/DEAH box helicase family protein encodes MSYSAASNFGFLQPDWPDLLAEARRAEAAAHADPRTACFYARRTLELAVAWLYQAEGGRGGSLRMPYKADLSAYLFEPSFQQLVGPAVHAKMDVIRRLGNQAVHHARPVPQQDALNALRELFHVAFWMAQHYARRVGDRPAAGLQFRADLLPRPAAIDSAQEQAASRAAQAAAQEALAQQAQALAERDAALREAAARNAELDAELARYRSEIAAAKAANAAQPATAHDYNEAATRDLFIDLLLKEAGWALDQKRDREFEVQGMPNGQGKGFVDYVLWSGEIPLAIVEAKRSRRSAQEGQQQARLYADCLEKSTGHRPVIYSTNGYEHWMWDDTTSPPRPVQGFHTKDELELMHQRRTTRKPLASLPIAARIVERHYQQRAIRRIAETFERDQHRKALVVMATGAGKTRTVIALVDLLMRAGWAKRVLFLADRVALVNQAVNAFKAHLPDAAPVNLVTDRATEGRVYVSTYPTMMGLINESANAGTGGQRRFGVGHFDLIVVDEAHRSIYQKYRAIFSYFDALLVGLTATPKDEIDRNTYSLFGLESGVPTDAYGLDDAIAEGFLAPPKAISVPLKFQRQGIRYDELSDDEKDQWDALEWDEEGGEAPDEVSAEAVNQWLFNTDTVDKMLALLMERGHKVAGGDRLGKTIVFAKNQRHAEFIQQRFDANYPEYKGLFARTITFKTEYVQSLIDDFSKKNDAPHIAISVDMLDTGIDVPEVVNLVFFKIVRSKAKFWQMVGRGTRLCPELYGPGQDKKDFFIFDFCQNLEFFSQELEGSEGAVAQPLSQRLFNARLELIEVLDKRLSSNGVADEAQQSPVLTEAAIRRDTADLLHSMVAGMSLDNFVVRPQRRWVEAWAQPDAWKRPSPEQLAEVSTHLSGLPTAVRDDDEDAKRFDALLLNTELALLRSEPALARLQTKVQQLANGLLEKANIPAVREHLLLIEAVAGDEWWQDVTLPMLEQARRKLRGLIKLIEKSSRKVVYTDFEDAIGETGEVDLPLVASAVDFDRFRAKAKVFLRAHEDRLALHKLRRNQPLTAADLQELEALLHEAGGTDGDIDRARTLHTSLPVFVRSLVGLDREAAMAAFSTLIGAGQASASQLQFIEEIVQHLTEHGAMPAARLYESPFTDIHAQGPDGVFDGNKVEQLFQALQGLELQQAAA; translated from the coding sequence GTGAGCTATAGCGCTGCATCGAACTTCGGCTTCCTGCAACCCGACTGGCCCGACCTGCTGGCCGAAGCCCGCCGTGCCGAGGCCGCTGCCCACGCCGACCCGCGCACCGCCTGCTTTTACGCCCGCCGCACGCTGGAGCTGGCCGTGGCCTGGCTGTACCAGGCCGAAGGGGGCCGGGGCGGCAGCCTGCGTATGCCGTACAAGGCGGATTTGTCGGCCTACCTGTTCGAGCCCAGTTTTCAGCAACTGGTGGGCCCGGCGGTACACGCCAAGATGGATGTGATCCGCCGCCTGGGCAACCAGGCGGTGCACCACGCACGCCCGGTGCCGCAGCAAGATGCGCTGAACGCACTGCGCGAGCTGTTCCATGTGGCCTTTTGGATGGCGCAGCACTATGCGCGCCGCGTGGGTGACCGGCCTGCGGCGGGGCTGCAGTTTCGCGCCGATCTGCTGCCACGCCCTGCCGCTATCGACTCTGCCCAAGAACAAGCGGCCAGCCGTGCCGCCCAGGCCGCCGCGCAAGAGGCGCTAGCCCAACAAGCCCAGGCCCTGGCAGAGCGCGACGCCGCCCTGCGCGAGGCCGCTGCCCGCAATGCAGAACTGGATGCGGAACTGGCCCGCTACCGCTCCGAGATTGCCGCCGCCAAGGCCGCCAACGCCGCGCAACCCGCCACCGCCCACGACTACAACGAGGCCGCCACGCGCGACCTGTTCATTGACCTGCTGCTGAAAGAAGCGGGCTGGGCGCTGGACCAGAAGCGCGACCGTGAATTTGAAGTGCAGGGCATGCCCAACGGCCAAGGCAAGGGCTTTGTGGATTACGTGCTGTGGAGTGGCGAAATCCCCCTGGCCATTGTGGAAGCCAAGCGCAGCCGTCGCAGTGCCCAAGAGGGCCAGCAGCAGGCCCGCCTGTATGCCGACTGCCTGGAAAAAAGCACCGGCCACCGCCCCGTGATCTACAGCACCAACGGTTATGAACACTGGATGTGGGACGACACCACCAGCCCGCCGCGCCCGGTGCAAGGCTTTCACACCAAGGACGAACTGGAGCTGATGCACCAGCGCCGCACCACGCGCAAGCCGCTGGCCAGCCTGCCGATTGCGGCGCGCATTGTGGAGCGCCACTACCAGCAGCGCGCCATTCGCCGCATCGCCGAAACCTTTGAGCGCGACCAGCACCGCAAGGCCCTGGTGGTGATGGCCACGGGCGCGGGCAAAACCCGCACGGTGATTGCGCTGGTGGACTTGCTCATGCGCGCAGGCTGGGCCAAGCGCGTGCTGTTTTTGGCCGACCGCGTGGCGCTGGTGAACCAAGCGGTGAATGCCTTCAAGGCCCACTTGCCCGATGCGGCGCCGGTAAACCTGGTGACCGACCGCGCCACCGAGGGGCGGGTGTACGTGTCCACCTACCCCACGATGATGGGGCTCATCAACGAAAGCGCCAATGCGGGTACAGGCGGCCAGCGCCGCTTTGGCGTGGGGCACTTTGATTTGATCGTGGTGGACGAGGCGCACCGCTCCATCTACCAAAAGTACCGCGCCATCTTCAGCTACTTTGACGCCCTGCTGGTGGGCCTGACAGCCACGCCCAAGGACGAGATCGACCGCAACACCTACAGCCTGTTTGGCCTTGAAAGCGGTGTGCCCACCGATGCCTATGGCCTGGACGACGCGATTGCAGAGGGCTTCCTGGCCCCACCCAAGGCGATTTCGGTGCCGCTGAAGTTCCAGCGCCAGGGTATTCGCTACGACGAACTGAGCGATGACGAAAAAGACCAGTGGGATGCGCTGGAGTGGGACGAAGAAGGCGGTGAGGCCCCCGACGAAGTGAGCGCCGAGGCAGTCAATCAGTGGCTGTTCAACACCGACACCGTAGACAAGATGCTGGCCCTGCTGATGGAACGCGGCCACAAGGTGGCGGGCGGCGACCGGCTGGGCAAGACCATCGTCTTTGCCAAGAACCAGCGGCACGCCGAGTTCATCCAGCAGCGCTTTGACGCGAACTACCCCGAATACAAAGGCCTGTTCGCGCGCACCATCACCTTCAAGACGGAGTACGTGCAGTCGCTCATCGATGACTTCTCCAAAAAGAACGATGCCCCGCACATAGCGATTTCGGTGGACATGCTGGACACCGGCATTGACGTGCCCGAGGTGGTGAATCTGGTGTTCTTCAAGATCGTGCGCTCCAAGGCCAAGTTCTGGCAGATGGTGGGGCGCGGCACGCGGTTGTGCCCTGAGCTGTACGGGCCGGGGCAGGACAAGAAAGACTTTTTCATCTTCGACTTCTGCCAGAACCTGGAGTTTTTCAGCCAGGAGCTGGAGGGTAGTGAAGGCGCGGTGGCTCAGCCACTGTCACAGCGCCTGTTCAATGCGCGGCTGGAGTTGATTGAAGTGCTGGACAAGCGTTTGAGCAGCAACGGCGTGGCCGATGAGGCACAGCAATCGCCTGTGCTGACCGAGGCCGCCATTCGCCGCGACACCGCTGATCTGCTGCACAGCATGGTGGCGGGCATGTCGCTCGACAACTTTGTGGTGCGCCCGCAGCGCCGCTGGGTAGAGGCGTGGGCGCAGCCGGATGCATGGAAGCGCCCCAGCCCCGAACAACTGGCCGAGGTATCCACGCACCTGTCGGGCCTGCCCACCGCCGTACGCGACGATGACGAAGACGCCAAACGCTTTGATGCCCTGCTGCTAAACACTGAGTTGGCCCTGCTGCGCAGCGAACCAGCCCTGGCGCGGCTGCAAACCAAGGTGCAGCAACTGGCCAATGGTTTGCTGGAGAAAGCGAACATCCCCGCCGTGCGCGAGCACCTGCTGCTGATCGAGGCCGTGGCGGGCGACGAGTGGTGGCAGGACGTGACCTTGCCCATGCTGGAGCAGGCGCGGCGCAAGCTGCGCGGCCTCATCAAGCTCATCGAAAAAAGCAGCCGCAAGGTGGTCTACACCGACTTTGAAGACGCCATTGGCGAGACCGGCGAAGTAGATTTGCCCCTGGTGGCCAGCGCGGTGGACTTTGACCGTTTTCGCGCCAAGGCCAAGGTCTTTTTGCGCGCCCACGAAGATCGGCTGGCGCTGCACAAGCTGCGCCGCAACCAGCCCCTCACGGCCGCCGACCTGCAAGAGCTGGAAGCCCTGCTGCACGAAGCGGGCGGCACGGACGGCGACATCGATCGTGCGCGCACGCTGCACACCAGCCTGCCGGTGTTTGTGCGCTCGCTGGTCGGGCTGGACCGCGAGGCGGCCATGGCAGCGTTCTCGACTCTGATTGGCGCGGGCCAGGCCAGCGCCAGCCAGTTGCAGTTCATCGAAGAAATCGTGCAGCACCTGACCGAGCACGGCGCCATGCCCGCCGCTCGACTCTATGAGTCACCATTCACCGATATCCATGCCCAAGGGCCGGATGGCGTGTTTGATGGCAACAAGGTGGAGCAACTGTTCCAGGCGCTGCAGGGTCTGGAACTGCAGCAGGCTGCGGCGTAA
- a CDS encoding branched-chain amino acid ABC transporter permease — protein MMDWAYLFEISLTGIAGGGLYALAALAFVMVYKATRVVNIAIGELLMVGAYLFFTFASMFALPLWLAIPAAVLGTGLLGAVIERTMIRPLLGEPPISVFMVTVGLASVLVGLVEMIWTADQRRLPDFMPTQPIMVGDAFLAPKVFWGAVIAVVFIAAVLVVFRFWRGGVALRATASDQAAAYSVGINVPRVFSLAWVASAMLAAISGIIVGSIGGISSSMGVFGLSVLVVVIVGGLDSVLGALVGGILIGLIEALAGAYLGGEYKLLATFIVLVAVLLVRPYGLFGTHEIERL, from the coding sequence ATGATGGACTGGGCCTACCTGTTTGAGATCAGCCTCACCGGCATCGCCGGGGGCGGTCTCTACGCACTGGCCGCACTGGCTTTCGTCATGGTCTACAAGGCCACCCGCGTGGTCAACATCGCCATTGGCGAGCTGCTGATGGTGGGCGCCTACCTGTTCTTCACCTTCGCATCGATGTTTGCGCTGCCGCTGTGGCTGGCCATCCCCGCCGCCGTGCTGGGCACGGGCCTGCTGGGCGCGGTGATCGAGCGCACCATGATCCGCCCGCTGCTGGGCGAGCCGCCGATCTCCGTGTTCATGGTCACCGTGGGCTTGGCCTCGGTGCTGGTGGGCCTGGTGGAGATGATCTGGACGGCCGACCAGCGCCGCCTGCCCGACTTCATGCCCACGCAGCCCATCATGGTGGGTGACGCGTTCCTCGCGCCCAAGGTGTTCTGGGGTGCAGTGATTGCCGTCGTTTTCATCGCAGCCGTGCTGGTGGTGTTCCGCTTCTGGCGCGGCGGCGTGGCCCTGCGTGCCACGGCCAGCGACCAGGCCGCCGCGTATTCGGTGGGCATCAACGTGCCGCGTGTGTTCTCGCTGGCCTGGGTGGCCTCGGCCATGCTGGCTGCCATCTCCGGGATCATCGTTGGCTCGATTGGCGGCATCTCGTCCAGCATGGGCGTATTCGGACTGTCGGTGCTGGTGGTGGTCATCGTGGGCGGGCTCGACAGCGTGCTGGGCGCGCTCGTCGGCGGCATCCTCATCGGCCTGATCGAGGCGCTGGCCGGGGCCTACCTGGGTGGCGAATACAAGCTGCTGGCCACGTTCATCGTGCTGGTTGCGGTGCTGCTGGTGCGGCCCTATGGCTTGTTCGGCACCCACGAAATCGAGAGACTGTAA
- a CDS encoding ABC transporter ATP-binding protein: METTPSGPAAATPLLQVQGVTLAFGGVKALTGVGFDVQPGSITAVIGPNGAGKTSLFNTISGFYRPSQGSIRFQGQDITRVPAPQRAKLGLGRSFQNIALFRGMTVLDNIKLGRHAHLQTNVLDALLYFGRARREEAELRRDIEERIIDFLEIDHIRHAPVSALPYGLQKRVEMARALAMQPQILMLDEPVAGMNREETEDMARFILDVREEWGVTVLMVEHDMGMVMDLSDHVVVLNFGQVIAQGTPAQVQADPEVIRAYLGAGDVGDLRARLQASSHSTNPQGAA, from the coding sequence ATGGAGACAACCCCTTCCGGCCCCGCTGCTGCCACGCCCCTGCTGCAGGTGCAGGGCGTGACCCTGGCGTTCGGTGGCGTGAAGGCGCTGACCGGCGTGGGGTTTGATGTGCAGCCCGGCTCCATCACCGCCGTCATCGGCCCCAACGGTGCGGGCAAGACCTCGCTGTTCAACACCATCTCGGGCTTTTACCGGCCCAGCCAGGGGTCCATACGCTTTCAGGGGCAAGACATCACCCGCGTGCCCGCACCGCAGCGCGCCAAGCTGGGCCTGGGCCGCAGCTTTCAGAACATCGCGCTGTTTCGCGGCATGACGGTGCTCGACAACATCAAGCTGGGCCGCCACGCGCACCTCCAAACCAATGTGCTTGATGCATTGCTGTACTTCGGCCGCGCGCGCCGCGAAGAGGCCGAACTGCGCCGCGACATCGAGGAGCGCATCATCGACTTCCTCGAAATCGACCACATCCGCCACGCCCCCGTCTCGGCCCTGCCCTACGGCCTGCAAAAGCGCGTGGAGATGGCGCGGGCCCTCGCCATGCAGCCGCAGATCCTGATGCTGGACGAACCCGTGGCCGGCATGAACCGCGAAGAGACCGAAGACATGGCGCGCTTCATCCTCGATGTGCGCGAGGAATGGGGCGTGACGGTACTCATGGTCGAACACGACATGGGCATGGTGATGGACCTGTCGGACCACGTGGTGGTGCTCAACTTCGGCCAGGTCATCGCGCAGGGCACGCCCGCGCAGGTGCAGGCGGACCCCGAGGTCATCCGCGCCTACCTGGGCGCTGGCGATGTGGGCGACCTGCGCGCCAGGCTGCAGGCCAGCAGCCACTCCACCAACCCGCAGGGAGCCGCATGA